Proteins encoded by one window of Cannabis sativa cultivar Pink pepper isolate KNU-18-1 chromosome 4, ASM2916894v1, whole genome shotgun sequence:
- the LOC133036898 gene encoding uncharacterized protein LOC133036898 encodes MAPGEHTPGNASAQTGSNVANQQFSTFGASSSNVSVPHFRSTLNQQFALKLDRNDFSLWKTMVMAIVRGHRLDGYLTGGRSRPAEYISAPSVEGEPGTTSEMNSEFEQWIVNDQLLMGWLYGSMTESIATEVMGCSSSADLWSGLESSFGDPYPESLLVSNVLSGLDMEYLPIVLQIEAREKTTWQTLQDLLLSFDSKLDRLGSFSGNSKHGNNGSPSANLDNKGSAGGGNYNPGNSRGRGGNNNNSSNRGRSNGRGRGGRGGPKS; translated from the exons ATGGCCCCTGGTGAGCATACCCCTGGAAATGCATCAGCTCAAACTGGTAGCAATGTTGCTAACCAGCAGTTCAGTACATTTGGAGCTTCTTCCTCTAATGTCTCTGTTCCTCACTTTAGGAGTACCTTAAATCAGCAGTTTGCTCTCAAGTTAGACAGGAACGATTTCTCCCTGTGGAAAACAATGGTCATGGCCATTGTAAGGGGACATCGTCTTGATGGCTACTTAACAGGAGGCAGATCAAGACCAGCTGAATATATTTCAGCACCTAGTGTTGAAGGTGAACCAGGAACTACTTCTGAAATGAATTCCGAGTTTGAACAGTGGATTGTCAACGATCAATTGCTCATGGGGTGGTTATATGGGTCAATGACTGAGAGCATAGCCACTGAAGTTATGGGATGCTCTTCTTCTGCTGATCTGTGGAGTGGTTTAGAGTCCTCGTTTG GTGATCCTTACCCTGAATCCCTCCTTGTTTCTAACGTGCTTTCTGGTTTAGACATGGAATACTTGCCCATTGTGCTGCAGATTGAAGCTAGAGAAAAGACAACTTGGCAAACTCTTCAAGATCTACTGCTGAGTTTTGACAGCAAGCTTGATAGACTCGGCTCCTTCTCTGGAAATAGCAAACATGGAAACAATGGCTCTCCCTCAGCCAACCTTGATAACAAAGGCTCTGCTGGTGGTGGAAATTACAACCCAGGAAACTCGAGAGGCAGAGGAGGAAACAACAATAACAGCAGCAATCGTGGAAGGTC